One Gossypium hirsutum isolate 1008001.06 chromosome A11, Gossypium_hirsutum_v2.1, whole genome shotgun sequence genomic window carries:
- the LOC107955726 gene encoding protein FAF-like, chloroplastic, which translates to MTLCSSHLLLPSLIYFSLFLLALKLIMPYCYFYCYYYYSQFMLNKYYFCKKIVHSFLGLSNTNMVSPPPVSKCGLGLISANESNPNVIESSLLHLHNTKTISMPSTSPPKKKDPGGIGFIDDMGGGAGIDGLMSCTESLGFESCYERDDGDVDDRSNGYKHVKLCEDEIRDNNRWRIRKRREGRSHMKFPPPLSSLNQNGQPCFYLKPVRENGRLELTEVKIQRPEILRSVRQNGRLRLHLVSSDVCSNINQEEEEEEEENEEINQEEQEQEVLDLQEEEEEMKVEEVWKYRVNGKGSRRCHEMVVSHLHNDYHHRQHHHMNDHHSLHVWRQPCVSIR; encoded by the coding sequence ATGACCCTTTGTTCCTCCCATCTCCTTCTTCCCTCTCTCATCTATTTCTCCCTCTTTCTTTTAGCATTGAAACTCATCATGCcttattgttacttttattgttattattattattcacaaTTCATGTTGAACAAGTACTACTTTTGTAAGAAAATTGTCCACTCTTTTCTAGGTTTATCAAATACAAATATGGTTTCTCCTCCTCCTGTTTCCAAATGTGGGTTAGGGTTGATCAGTGCCAACGAATCCAATCCCAATGTTATTGAGTCATCCTTATTACACTTGCACAATACTAAAACTATTTCAATGCCATCAACATCACCACCAAAAAAGAAAGACCCTGGTGGCATAGGATTTATAGATGATATGGGTGGTGGTGCTGGGATTGATGGACTTATGTCATGTACAGAGAGCTTAGGGTTTGAGAGTTGTTATGAAAGAGATGATGGTGATGTTGATGATAGGAGTAATGGTTATAAACATGTGAAGCTTTGTGAAGATGAAATTAGGGATAATAATAGGTGGAGGATTAGGAAAAGGAGGGAAGGGAGGAGTCATATGAAGTTTCCACCACCACTATCTTCATTGAACCAAAACGGTCAGCCTTGTTTTTACCTAAAGCCTGTAAGGGAAAATGGGAGGTTGGAGTTAACTGAAGTTAAAATACAAAGGCCAGAGATTTTACGTTCTGTCAGGCAAAATGGTCGCTTGAGATTGCATCTTGTTAGCAGTGATGTTTGCTCTAATATCAAccaagaagaggaagaagaagaagaagaaaatgaagagatAAATCAAGAAGAACAAGAACAGGAAGTACTTGAtttgcaagaagaagaagaagagatgaAGGTTGAAGAAGTATGGAAGTATAGAGTGAATGGAAAAGGTTCGAGAAGATGTCATGAGATGGTTGTGAGCCATCTTCATAATGATTATCATCATCGTCAACATCATCATATGAATGACCATCATAGCTTGCATGTGTGGAGGCAGCCATGTGTCTCCATAAGGTAA